Proteins encoded together in one Astatotilapia calliptera chromosome 7, fAstCal1.2, whole genome shotgun sequence window:
- the aagab gene encoding alpha- and gamma-adaptin-binding protein p34, whose amino-acid sequence MSASEENTEIATPCVLVTSCDSEFKEEELIKQILSTKTLPEPTKREETVVWYPWTINNKYYTADVSLCVVSSTFHMSSEIAQSMQAFIAYFDSKAKDGLQKLQPWIPLVEDLAPEVLILVCDRVCENGVTRHEAQQWCLAHAFELVELNPQELPDEDDDFPESTGVKRIVQALNANVWSSVEMKDGHNQGFGLMSSLVASRHNNPRTCQDPPSSSLPVEGTVNNEEPNHTESTTNTDTQEEAVVDAMTDLDIQELANLTTGDVDVDNFERLFTKLKEMKDKASSLPHEQRKVHAEKVAKAFWMAIGGDEDEIDGLSSGEES is encoded by the exons atgtcagcttcagaagaaaacacagaaatagcCACCCCATGTGTGCTTGTCACTAGCTGTGACAGCGAgtttaaagaagaagaactaaTCAAAC aAATCCTCAGTACGAAGACTTTACCCGAGCCGACAAAGCGAGAGGAAACAGTGGTCTGGTACCCTTGGACCATCAACAACAAGTATTATACGGCAGATGTCAGTCTCTGTGTTGTATCAAGCACTTTTCACATGTCGTCAGAGATTGCCCAGTCCATGCAAGCTTTCATCgcttattttgacagcaaagcG AAAGATGGGCTGCAAAAGCTACAACCTTGGATCCCGTTAGTGGAAGATCTTGCGCCAGAGGTGCTCATCCTGGTCTGTGACAGAGTCTGTGAAAATG GAGTCACCAGACATGAAGCGCAGCAGTGGTGTTTGGCTCATGCATTTGAGCTCGTAGAACTCAATCCTCAGGAGCTCCCAGATGAGGATG ACGACTTTCCAGAATCCACAGGTGTAAAGAGAATTGTTCAGGCTCTCAATGCAAATGTGTGGTCCAGCGTGGAAATGAAGGATG GGCACAATCAgggctttggtctgatgagcaGTTTGGTGGCTTCCAGACATAACAACCCACGCACCTGCCAAGATCCACCA tCTTCCAGCTTACCAGTAGAGGGCACCGTTAACAATGAGGAGCCTAACCACACAGAAAGTACTacaaatacagacacacagGAAGAGGCAGTAGTTG ATGCAATGACTGATTTGGACATTCAGGAGCTCGCTAACCTCACAACTGGAGATGTAGATGTTGATAACTTTGAACGGCTTTTTACCAAATTAAAGGAGATGAAAG ACAAAGCTTCTTCATTACCCCACGAGCAGAGAAAAGTTCACGCAGAAaag GTGGCAAAAGCATTTTGGATGGCCATCGGTGGTGATGAAGATGAGATAGATGGGTTATCATCGGGAGAAGAAAGCTAA